A part of Larkinella insperata genomic DNA contains:
- a CDS encoding sodium:solute symporter has product MKNLPVIDLLVIVAYLVGMVAVGVYFSRNNKSADQFTKASGKIPGWAIGMSIYATFLSSNTFLGVPGKAFGSNWNSFVFSLAMPLSAWVAAKFFVPFYRHTGEVSAYTHLEHRFGPWARTYAVVCFLLTQLARMGSIFFGIALSLQALTGYPMATIMIVVGICIILYTVMGGMEAVIWTEVVQGVIKTAGALIILYLVVAGMPGGVDKIVQIGKAADKFSLGSFAPNFTQSTFWVVLLYGFFMNLNNFGMDQNYVQRYHTTTSVKEATRSIWLCVYLYVPVSLVFFVLGSCLYAYYESNPDMLAAVRMQVAGERLPNGSPEAIRQLANTLTPAEFGDKVMPHFMVNKVPAGLVGLIVAAILSAAMSTISSSMNASATVFSVDIYQRYLKPNLSGGQSLRLLYVATTVFGVLGMVTGIAMIGVKSVLDIWWMLSGIFAGGMLGLFLLGIISRQTRNTEAWTATVVGLLVIVWMTFSAQIPDEYAALRSPFHQNMIMVVGTLTIFLVGLLFTKLRGTKNTIIPKPKTVAQP; this is encoded by the coding sequence ATGAAGAATCTGCCCGTTATCGATTTACTGGTAATTGTTGCTTACCTGGTCGGGATGGTGGCCGTTGGGGTTTATTTCTCCCGAAACAACAAGAGCGCCGACCAGTTTACGAAGGCTTCGGGCAAGATTCCGGGCTGGGCCATCGGGATGTCGATCTACGCGACTTTTCTCAGCAGCAACACGTTTCTGGGCGTACCGGGCAAAGCCTTCGGCAGCAACTGGAATTCGTTTGTTTTCAGCCTCGCAATGCCGCTCTCGGCCTGGGTGGCGGCCAAGTTTTTCGTGCCGTTCTACCGCCATACCGGCGAAGTTTCGGCCTACACGCACCTGGAACACCGGTTCGGCCCCTGGGCACGAACCTACGCCGTGGTTTGTTTCCTCCTGACTCAACTGGCCCGCATGGGCTCCATTTTCTTCGGCATTGCCCTGAGTTTGCAGGCCCTGACGGGGTATCCGATGGCAACCATCATGATCGTCGTCGGCATCTGCATCATTCTTTATACCGTCATGGGCGGCATGGAAGCCGTCATCTGGACGGAGGTGGTGCAGGGCGTCATTAAAACCGCCGGAGCGCTGATCATTCTCTACCTGGTAGTGGCCGGAATGCCGGGCGGGGTGGATAAAATTGTCCAGATCGGTAAAGCTGCCGACAAATTCAGCCTCGGCAGTTTTGCGCCCAATTTCACCCAATCGACGTTCTGGGTGGTATTGCTCTACGGTTTTTTCATGAACCTGAACAACTTCGGGATGGACCAGAATTACGTGCAGCGGTATCATACCACCACCTCGGTCAAGGAAGCTACGCGCTCGATCTGGCTTTGTGTGTACCTCTACGTGCCGGTTTCGCTCGTCTTTTTCGTCCTCGGTTCGTGTCTGTACGCTTATTACGAAAGCAACCCGGATATGCTGGCGGCCGTCCGGATGCAGGTTGCCGGAGAGCGCCTGCCCAACGGCAGTCCGGAAGCGATCCGGCAACTGGCCAACACGCTGACGCCCGCCGAATTTGGCGATAAAGTGATGCCGCATTTTATGGTCAACAAGGTTCCGGCGGGCCTGGTCGGGCTGATCGTGGCGGCTATCCTGTCGGCGGCCATGAGCACCATCAGTTCGAGCATGAATGCGTCGGCAACGGTTTTTTCGGTTGATATTTACCAGCGGTATCTGAAGCCCAACCTGTCGGGTGGGCAATCGCTGCGGTTGTTATACGTTGCCACCACGGTTTTCGGAGTGCTCGGTATGGTCACCGGCATTGCAATGATCGGCGTCAAGAGCGTACTCGACATCTGGTGGATGCTCTCCGGTATTTTCGCGGGCGGTATGCTCGGCCTTTTCCTGCTGGGCATCATCTCGCGGCAAACCCGCAACACGGAAGCCTGGACAGCTACGGTGGTGGGCCTGCTGGTGATTGTCTGGATGACATTCTCGGCCCAGATTCCGGACGAGTACGCGGCCCTGCGCAGTCCGTTTCACCAAAACATGATCATGGTGGTCGGTACGCTGACGATTTTTCTGGTCGGCCTGCTGTTTACCAAACTTCGCGGCACTAAAAACACGATTATTCCTAAACCCAAGACTGTTGCTCAACCCTAA
- a CDS encoding dihydrodipicolinate synthase family protein, producing MSSSSVGSLPQGFIPVMLTPFQETGAVDYPALAQLVDFYLETGAAGLFATCLSSEMYELTEEERLEVTRFVVDQTAGRVPVVATGTFGGPIAQQADFVKRIYKTGIHAVIVITSLIAGEDESDAAFLDRMHQLIDQTDGIPLGFYECPVPYKRLISAEILSELLPTGRLIYHKDTCLDDQEVARRIAAGAGYQFGLYDAYMVNAVSSLRAGAAGLSCIQGNEFPELIVWLCNNFDNPEKQPDIDRVQQFFVDCMELVHTAYPTIAKYTLQKRGLPISLYTRREVGLLTPELQRDMDALVETASELQASLRIETIYAGKLVS from the coding sequence ATGTCTTCCTCTTCTGTCGGATCGTTACCCCAGGGTTTTATTCCCGTCATGCTTACTCCTTTTCAGGAAACCGGTGCCGTCGATTACCCGGCGCTGGCCCAGTTAGTCGATTTTTACCTGGAAACCGGAGCCGCGGGCCTGTTTGCCACCTGTTTATCGAGCGAGATGTATGAGCTGACGGAAGAGGAGCGGCTGGAAGTCACTCGGTTTGTGGTTGATCAGACGGCGGGGCGCGTGCCGGTCGTGGCAACGGGCACCTTCGGCGGACCCATCGCCCAGCAGGCGGATTTCGTAAAGCGTATATACAAAACCGGTATCCATGCGGTTATCGTTATTACCAGTCTGATTGCCGGCGAAGACGAATCCGACGCGGCTTTTCTGGACCGGATGCACCAGCTCATCGACCAGACCGACGGCATTCCGCTCGGATTCTACGAGTGCCCGGTTCCCTACAAACGCCTGATCAGCGCCGAAATCCTGAGCGAACTCCTGCCCACCGGGCGCCTGATTTACCACAAAGACACCTGTCTGGACGATCAGGAGGTGGCCCGCCGGATTGCCGCCGGAGCCGGGTATCAGTTTGGTCTGTACGACGCCTACATGGTCAATGCCGTGTCGTCGCTGCGGGCGGGGGCCGCCGGTTTGTCGTGCATTCAGGGCAATGAATTCCCGGAGCTGATCGTCTGGCTCTGCAACAACTTCGACAATCCGGAGAAACAGCCGGACATCGACCGTGTGCAGCAGTTTTTCGTTGATTGCATGGAACTGGTTCATACGGCCTACCCCACCATTGCCAAATACACCCTGCAAAAACGCGGCCTGCCCATTTCGTTGTACACCCGCCGGGAAGTTGGTTTACTGACGCCCGAACTGCAACGCGACATGGATGCCCTGGTTGAGACCGCCAGCGAGCTGCAGGCATCTTTAAGAATTGAAACGATTTACGCCGGGAAACTAGTCAGCTAA